From Coffea arabica cultivar ET-39 chromosome 9c, Coffea Arabica ET-39 HiFi, whole genome shotgun sequence, one genomic window encodes:
- the LOC140014231 gene encoding agamous-like MADS-box protein AGL62, protein MGDKQMKGREKIEMKKIEKEDDLYASFTKLRNELFKEASELCTECKVDIGVIIFSPTGEPHSFFHPNADKVVNRFLRRDMPRDDADQLAEALARARVEQLEQQLHELEVQQEIEEERAKKLDELFAQDGIVGWPGVPIDQMDMEMVTNLESKIDNLLLQLEEHAKKLTEEASSNVPPSKI, encoded by the coding sequence ATGGGAGATAAGCAGATGAAAGGTCGTGaaaaaattgagatgaaaaAGATAGAAAAGGAGGATGATCTGTATGCTAGTTTTACCAAGCTAAGAAATGAGCTTTTCAAGGaagcaagtgaactttgcacgGAATGCAAAGTTGACATTGGAGTCATAATTTTTTCTCCAACTGGTGAGCCACACTCTTTCTTCCATCCAAATGCAGACAAAGTTGTGAATCGATTTCTGAGGAGGGACATGCCTAGGGACGATGCAGATCAACTTGCTGAGGCCCTTGCTCGAGCTAGAGTTGAACAGCTCGAGCAACAACTTCATGAGCTTGAAGTTCAACAAGAGATTGAAGAAGAACGAGCCAAGAAGTTGGATGAACTTTTTGCCCAggatggcattgttggttggcCTGGTGTGCCAATTGATCAAATGGATATGGAAATGGTAACAAATCTGGAGTCAAAGATAGACAATCTGCTTCTCCAATTGGAGGAACATGCCAAGAAGTTGACAGAAGAGGCTTCATCAAATGTTCCCCCCAGCAAGATTTGA
- the LOC113708032 gene encoding protein SUPPRESSOR OF FRI 4, whose product MGKKKKRAQTSKVWCYYCDREFEDEKILVQHQKAKHFKCHVCHKKLSTAGGMQIHVLQVHKENVSKVPNAKPGRESTDIEIYGMQGIPPDILAAHYGEEDDEAPAKTPKVEIPPTQVGGVVQGSLGVGYPPQSSVGVMPTLYNPAVPIPPAGWPVAPRPQPWYPQHSAVSVPPSAPLGLPPQPLFPVQNLRPPLPPTAPPGLQASVPVVPPGLPAPPPIPVSQPLFPVVPSSNVPAQNSAFSAPMLPTSLPLSTLTETTNSVDGYLNNNASVTNTFATPGIPAAMPVNSHSYASGPNTGGPSIGPPPVIANKAPASQPAGNEVYLVWDDEAMSMEERRMSLLKYQVHDETSQMSSIDAAIDRRISESRLAGRMAF is encoded by the exons atggggaagaagaagaagagagctCAGACATCGAAGGTGTGGTGCTATTATTGCGATAGAGAGTTCGAGGACGAGAAGATTTTGGTGCAGCATCAGAAGGCCAAGCATTTCAAGTGCCATGTCTGCCATAAGAAGCTCTCCACCGCCGGCGGTATGCAAATCCACGTCCTCCAGGTCCATAAAGAAAACGTCAGCAA GGTTCCGAATGCAAAACCTGGTAGGGAATCCACAGATATTGAAATATATGGAATGCAAGGAATTCCACCTGACATTCTGGCAGCTCATTATGGAGAAGAAG ATGATGAGGCACCAGCTAAAACTCCCAAGGTGGAAATTCCACCAACCCAGGTTGGTGGTGTGGTTCAGGGCTCATTAGGCGTGGGTTATCCTCCTCAGTCTAGTGTTGGAGTGATGCCAACTCT TTACAATCCTGCAGTACCAATCCCTCCTGCTGGTTGGCCAGTTGCACCACGCCCTCAACCTTGGTATCCACAACATTCAGCTGTGTCAGTTCCACCATCAGCACCATTGGGGTTGCCACCACAACCTTTGTTTCCAGTGCAGAATTTAAGGCCTCCCTTGCCGCCCACTGCACCACCAGGGCTTCAAGCATCTGTTCCCGTTGTGCCTCCAGGGCTTCCTGCTCCGCCACCTATTCCTGTATCTCAGCCATTATTCCCTGTTGTTCCAAGTAGCAATGTTCCTGCTCAAAATTCAGCATTTTCTGCACCCATGCTACCAACAAGTCTTCCTTTGAGCACTTTGACCGAAACAACAAATTCTGTGGATGGATACTTGAACAATAATGCTTCTGTTACAAATACTTTTGCGACCCCTGGGATTCCAG CTGCAATGCCTGTGAATTCACATTCATATGCTTCTGGTCCAAATACTGGTGGCCCTTCCATTGGACCACCACCGGTAATTGCAAACAAAGCTCCAGCTAGTCAGCCAGCAGGAAATGAGGTCTACTTAGTTTGGGATGATGAAGCTATGTCCATG GAGGAAAGAAGGATGTCCTTGCTGAAATATCAGGTGCATGACGAGACTAGCCAG ATGAGCTCAATTGATGCTGCAATTGATAGAAGGATATCAGAAAGCAGGCTTGCTGGTCGTATGGCATTTTAG